Genomic segment of Deltaproteobacteria bacterium:
TGAAGGTCCCCTCGACGACCCCTTTCTGCAGGGCCTCATAGGTGGCTCCCTGGGGCATGGCGACCGGAACACCGCCCAGTGCCTCCGCAACCTTTGCGCTCAGGCCGGTGGAGCGGATCTTCATGCCCTTCAGTTCTTCCAGGGTCCTGACGGGTTTCTGTGTGTGGAGAAGACCCGGTCCGTGGGCGTGGATGTAAAGGACCTTGACATCCTTGAGTTCCTCCGGCTGCATGGTTCTGGCAAATTCGTCGGCGACCCGTGTCGCCACCAGACCGCTGGGATATCCGTGAGGAAGGTCAAGGGCCTCCATAACGGGAAACCGGCCACGGGTGTACGCGAAGCAGGACATGCCGATGTCGGAAATGCCGTTCACAACCCCGTCATAGCACTGGTTGGCCGCCGTCAGGGTGCCCCCCGGGAAAAGGGTGATTCGGACCCTGCCGTCGGTTCGTTTTTCCACTTCCTGAGCCCAGTCAACGGCTGCCTTGCACTGATCGTGCGTGGGTGGAAAGAATATGCTGTAGGTCAGGTTCACCGTTTGTGCCTGGACCACCCCGGGACCGGCCGGTATGCACAGAAATGCCAGTACCAGCCCCACTGCCAAGATACTCTGCGTCATTCTCCTCATTGTTGTTCCCTCCATCTAACATATTGATATGGCATTCATTTGTTTTAACGATAGAATAAGCTGCTGATCGATTCATGCAACCACGAAGTGGTTGGTTCGGGAAGCCTGCTTGACCATCCACGGACGGACGGGCAGCAGGCATTAATACATGTAGGCGTAGAAATAAAAAGGAAGGCTTTTGAAAGGATGATGCTGTCTTTCGTTCATCTGCTCAGCTCAATTCAAAGGATTAGTGCTGTCTGTATGTAATTTTACGGTTCCTGTCAAGTACTTTGTACGGTCCCTGTCCGTTCTCCGGCGGTCCCGTTTTTTTGACGGGGCTCTGCCCGGTACCGTGCAGCGATCTTCCAACAGGTGCGCGATGCTGGGATGACAAGGGGTTCCGTTGAACAGGACCGCCGCGGGGACCGGGCCTTCTTCCCGGGCCGCCCCCGCGGCCATCTCGTAACAAGCTGTTCTTATTCGTCTTTTTTCTTGTCTTTGCCCTTGGTCACTTCAGCTTTCAGCTTTTCCAGTTCCGCTTTTGTCTCCTCAAGCTCTTTCTGTTTGATCTCCTGTTCCTTCTGCAGGTCCTTCTTTTCCTGCATCTGGTCCTTCAGTTCGTCGATGCCAACGTAAACGGCAAGGGCGCCGCCGAGAAGAAGAATGATGGGAATTCCGCCCTTGAGAATGATCAGGAAATCAGAACCCCACAGTACAAGACCGACAAACCCCAGAACCGCTGCAACGAGACCTCCGATTAATACCTGCATTTCCGCAAACCTCCTAATGAATAATTTCCGTTGATGGCATAGTAAAAAACCGATTACGGCATGTGGAATGGTCACTAAAGAACTTTTGCTAACATAAATCCCATTCTCAGGCAAGGTGAAAATACAGAAAAAATTCTTGCTTAAAATTACATATTACATTAAGTTACAACCCTTTCAGTGGATGGAGGCCGTCCTGTCGGACGGTGTTCCCGCGAACTCTGTCACGGTGGTGAAGCACATGATCGATCTCGATTTTGATAAGGCCGGCGGATTGGTTCCCGCCATAGTGCAGGACTGTGAAACCGGTGAAGTCCTGATGCTTGCTTACATGAACCGCGAATCATTCGCGAAGACCCTGGAGACGGGCAGGGCCACCTACTGGAGCCGTTCACGGAACACGCTCTGGGTGAAGGGTGAGTCGTCGGGGAACGTTCAGCTGGTTAAAGACCTGTTTGTGGACTGTGATTCCGATACGATCCTGCTCAAGGTCGAACAGGTCGGCGGTGCAGCCTGTCACCTGGGGTACCGGTCCTGTTTTCACCGCCGGCTGGCGGGTTCTGACACACTGGAGATCACCGGTGAAAAAATATTTGATCCGGAGGACGTATATCGCTCATGAGTCTGTTGAAACTGGGAATTCCCAAGGGAAGTCTTGAAGCCAGTACGGTTGAGTTGTTCAAAAAGGCCGGATGGCGGATCACTTACGACAGCCGCAGCTACTTCCCCGACATAGATGATGATGAGATCAACTGCTCCCTGGTGCGGGCCCAGGAGATGTCGCGGTACGTTGAGCAGGGAACGATCGATCTCGGTCTGACCGGCAGGGACTGGATCATTGAAAACGGTTCGGACGTCATGGTCGTCCAGGACCTGGTGTATTCAAAATCCACGGCCCGCCAGGCCAGGTGGGTACTGGTGGTACGGGAGGATTCCCCCATCGCGACGATCGAGGACCTGGAAGGGAAAAAAATATCCACGGAACTGGTCAACTTTACCACTATGTATTTCCGGGACAGAAATATCAACGTCCAGGTGGAGTTTTCATGGGGTGCCACGGAAGCCAAGGTGGTGGAGGGGCTGGTTGACGCCATCGTGGAAGTGACGGAAACGGGAAGCACTCTCCGCGCCAATAAGCTGAAGATCATTCATGAACTCATGAAGACCAACACTCAGCTCATCGCGAACAGGAATGCCTGGAAGGACCCCTGGAAGAGAAACAAGATCACGCAGATCAATACCCTTCTGCAGGGATCCCTGTCCGCCACGAACAAGGTGGGGCTGAAATTGAACGTGTCCCGGGAAAATCTGGGCCGGGTGGTCCTACTGCTCCCATCCCTGAAGGCGCCCACCACGTCGGCCCTCTATAATGAGGAATGGTTCGCCGTTGAGGCGATCGTGGACAAGGACATTGTCAGGGAACTGATCCCCATTCTTCAGGACGCCGGTGCGGAGGGCATCATAGAGTACCCCTTGAACAAGGTGATATGAAAGGTGCGGGCGATGACGAGAACAGGTGTTGTTGAAAGAAAGACCAGGGAAACCGATATCTTCGTAGAGATCAGACTCGACGGGAACGGTGCCGGAGAGATCGCGACGACCATACCTTTTCTCGACCACATGCTGGCGCTCATGGCGAAACACGGTTTTATGGACATCACCGTGCGGGGGAGCGGCGACACCGATGTGGATTACCATCACCTCGTGGAGGACCTCGGCATCTGCCTGGGAGAGGCCATGAGGCAGGCCATCGGTGATAAACGGGGGATCCGCCGGTACGGCGCGGCGCTCATCCCCATGGACGAGAGTCTCGCGTCGGTCGCGGTGGACATG
This window contains:
- a CDS encoding TRAP transporter substrate-binding protein; translation: MRRMTQSILAVGLVLAFLCIPAGPGVVQAQTVNLTYSIFFPPTHDQCKAAVDWAQEVEKRTDGRVRITLFPGGTLTAANQCYDGVVNGISDIGMSCFAYTRGRFPVMEALDLPHGYPSGLVATRVADEFARTMQPEELKDVKVLYIHAHGPGLLHTQKPVRTLEELKGMKIRSTGLSAKVAEALGGVPVAMPQGATYEALQKGVVEGTFTPIETLKGWKQAEVIKYTTDCNSVGYTTAMFVVMNKDKWNSLPQDIRDIMDGISREWVDIHGKVWDSSDDEGRKFTLERGNEILSLTDEESKRWVAAVRPVIDEYISGAEEKNLPGKQAVEEVQRLIGKNRK
- the hisI gene encoding phosphoribosyl-AMP cyclohydrolase gives rise to the protein MIDLDFDKAGGLVPAIVQDCETGEVLMLAYMNRESFAKTLETGRATYWSRSRNTLWVKGESSGNVQLVKDLFVDCDSDTILLKVEQVGGAACHLGYRSCFHRRLAGSDTLEITGEKIFDPEDVYRS
- a CDS encoding ATP phosphoribosyltransferase, with translation MSLMSLLKLGIPKGSLEASTVELFKKAGWRITYDSRSYFPDIDDDEINCSLVRAQEMSRYVEQGTIDLGLTGRDWIIENGSDVMVVQDLVYSKSTARQARWVLVVREDSPIATIEDLEGKKISTELVNFTTMYFRDRNINVQVEFSWGATEAKVVEGLVDAIVEVTETGSTLRANKLKIIHELMKTNTQLIANRNAWKDPWKRNKITQINTLLQGSLSATNKVGLKLNVSRENLGRVVLLLPSLKAPTTSALYNEEWFAVEAIVDKDIVRELIPILQDAGAEGIIEYPLNKVI
- the hisB gene encoding imidazoleglycerol-phosphate dehydratase HisB; translated protein: MTRTGVVERKTRETDIFVEIRLDGNGAGEIATTIPFLDHMLALMAKHGFMDITVRGSGDTDVDYHHLVEDLGICLGEAMRQAIGDKRGIRRYGAALIPMDESLASVAVDMSGRSCLVFKADFKGKKIRDFDPLLFKEFFKALVDNGGITLHINMVYGTNPHHMAESIFKAFARAFSEAVSIDDRVEGVMSTKGSL